In Gimesia panareensis, the genomic window CTACTTAGGCACACGACATCTGGAGCAGGGTAACTTTGACTTCGCCTCACGCTATTGGGATCTGCTCCTGGAAAGCCGCATTCACCAGTCGCGAATGCAGCCGATCCACTTTCTGAAAGCAGCTGTCTCCTATCAGCAGTCCGGCCAACAGGAAAAAGTCGCGCGGATCCTGGCAGCCCGCAAGAACGCCCACGTCTCACTCGGCGGTAAAACGTTGAGTCTGCCCCAGGCAGTTGGGCAGCTGGCGTTGACTCTGCAGAACATGCCCCGCACCCAGGAAAGCCGCGGCTGGCTGTATGCCCAGGGTAATCCGCAACGGAACCAGTCTGTCGATGCCAGTGTGCCTTATTTCAAAGCAGACTGGAGCCAACCCATTGCCCGCACTGAAAAACACCGGGCGCTGGAGTCCCTGATCAACTGGGAACGCAAACAACAGCGTGAAAATCAGTCGACCGCAGTAGCCAACCTCCCGATTGCTGTGGACAATCTGGTCGTGTACCGCGATTTTCAGGGGATCAGGGCCGTCGATCTGGACTCCGGAAAAACGGACTGGCTGTTTCAGAGCGCCGGAAGCCTCAACCAGTTAATCGACGAGGTGGATGCCCGCACGCCTGGCCATGCTGCCTATTCTCAGAACCTGTCACTGGAAAAATTTTACAGCTGCAATTCCATTTATGGCTCCCTCTCCAGCAATGGACAGGCCGTTTTCGCCGTGGATTATCTGCCCGACCAGTTACCCCCCGTTGAAAGGAACCTGGGACTTCGTCGCTCCAGTGCACAATTCCCCCTGGTTTCTCAGAGAGGCAATCGTCTGGTCGCCCTCCCGGTCAAGTCACCGGAAACCGCTACGGATGGATTAACCACGATCCGTGCCCCTTCCGCGAATGGACAGACTGAAACAATCTTACCCGTCAAACCTCTCTGGACGATATCCGGCTATTATTTCCTGGGGGCACCACTACCGGTGGGAAATTATCTGTATGCCATCGCTGAGCACAACAGCCAGCTCTCCGTCCTCTGCATCAACCCCCATAATGGATCGATCTACTGGAAGCAGGGACTGGCCTATGTCAATCAGCCCATTTTCACCGACCGTGAGCGGTCCTGGCAGCAATGCCCGCTGGCCAGCAGTGAAGGGATCGTTGTCTGCACCACACAAATCGACACGCTGGTGGCCCTGGATGCGACCAACGGAGATCTACTCTGGAACTATTACTATGGCGAAGGCGACCAGTCCCGCCGCATCGCTCAAAAGCGTTACTATCGCCCGGTCAGCTTTGGACACCCGGGCCTGACCAGTGCACCGGTGATCTCCGGAAATCGGGTCTTCTACCTGCCCAGCGGTTCTCCCTACATTCATTGCATTGATCTGAAATCCGGGTTGCCCCTCTGGGAAGAGGTGAATCGGGAGGATGGCGAATACATTGCAGCTGTCGTTGACGACACGGTGCTCGTCGTCGGATCCGACTATTGCCGCGGTCGACATGTGGAGGATGGCAGAGAACTCTGGCACCTGCAGGTCGGGCCGGTTTCCGGCAAAGGATTTCTCTCTCACCATGACTATCTTCTGCCGACCAGAGCAGGGCATGTACTCAAAATCAATATCCCCTCAGGTCGGGAAGTCGGATTTTCCCTCAGTAATTCAAATCAGATCTCCAGTATTCTCAACCACGATTTCAAACAGAAACTCCGACAAGGCGCAGCCTATGCCTTTGAAACCGTCTCCCGGGAAGGACAGGACTCTCAAACCAGTCCCAGTCAGTACGAGTGGGCACCGGGAAATATCATTGCCCATCGCGGGCGGATTATCTCCGTCGGACTCTGGCAGATCGATTCCTTCCCTCAGGCAGAGGCAATGCTGGCCAGATTGCCTGACAAGGCCCCCTCGCTGAACTCGAAACAGAAACAGGCCGACCAGTTACTTAAAGCAGAACTCGAACTCGCCCTGGGCAATCTGACCGGCGCGCAGCTCAGACTGGAATCCCTGCTGTCGGTCAAGGCAGATCCTGCCGTACAGGACCGTTCTGAAGCCCTGCTGCGGGAACTGCTTTATGCCGAACTGAACCGCAGTCATAAAAATGAATTTGAGCTTCTGGGTAAGCTGGAAACCCTGGCACATACACCGCTGGAACGGGGCCGCTTCCTTTCCCGCAAATCAAAATACCTGCTGGACCAGGAAGACTACCACGGCCTGATGCAGGTTGCCGAGGATTTCAAAAAAATCGAGGTCAATCAGCCACTGGCGATGGCCGGGGATACGCATCACCTGGTTACCGTCCAGAGTCTGATCGCAGGTCTGATGCAGAGAATTTCAGACAAAGCGGACCAGAACGATCAGGCAACTCTCAACACAATCATTACCGAAGATCAGCAGTCCTCCCTGCAGGACGCTTCTCCCGCAGCGCTGCAGGCCTTTCTGGATACCTACGGCAGTTGGTCTCAGGCTGTGGAAGTCCGCAGCGTTCTGGCTGAGAAACTGAAACAGGCCGGTCAGGTCCAGCAGGCAGAATTTCTGCTGATGCAGAACCAGGCCCATGCTGATCCCAGTATTGCCGCTGAAGCGACACGCCAGTTGCTGGAACTCTGGGAGTCGGTTGGTCTGCCTCACGAGACGGCTGGTCTCTTGAATGAACTCAACGAAAAATACACAGACGTTAAACTGGAAAATGACCTCACGGGGGGGGAATATGTCCAGCGTTTTAATCGTGGATCCGCCGCCTGGACGATTTTCCAGACCATGCAGCCTCTGCAGCAGAAAGTCACTCACGTCAAAATCAGGCAGAGTGACTCCGGAGCTCCTGTACCGGAGATCGCCGGTACTTACCGAAATTATGAGCGAAAGTTCCTGCCACCACCGGAAATTTCACAGCTCCTGTTAAAACAGGGGTCTCTGCTCAGCGTGGTCAATCGGCACGCCGGTCAGACGATTGGCCAGATCAAGGTCTCGGACCGCATCTCGTATCCCTACCATTCACGTAATACCCGCGTGGGGCATTTCATCCCCCTGGGCAGCAGTCGTAAAATTCATGGAGTCTCGCTGCTGCAGCTTCAGGATGAAATCTCTTCCCCCCTCTGGACGACGGAATTCGATGACTTAAACAACTCTCAATCGCTGTTCTACGTCGGCCCCTCCGGCCCCCGGGTCTGTATCTTTCAGTGGGACAACCGCCTGTTCGGCCTGAACCCCGCCAACGGCAAGGTCCTCTGGGAGCGGAAAAACATTCCCTCCAAATCCGGATTCCTCAGCGATTCCAGCAAAGGGCTCATCGGCGATCAGGAGGCGGTCGTCGCTTTCAGCATCAACCGCACGAACTACGATGTTTACAGTTCCATTACCGGAGAACGGATTCGCCAGGGCGAGCTTGAACTGAATAGCCGTTCCCGGCACGTCTTTGGCCGCAAGCTGTTCTATGAAACGAACTCCACCACGGAAAAACGGGTCCGCCTGTGGGATCCTCTCTCCGACCGTCTACTCCTCGATGAACCGGTTTCCAGCTCCGGTTTCTCGACCCAGATTTCCGACACGGAACTCGCCATTCTGCTGCCTAAAAACAGGCTCAGAGTCCTGAATGTGGAAACCGGGGAGACGGTGATCGAAACCGTAATCCCCGATGAATATCTCAAAAACCTCAACAAATTCATCGGGTTTTCCGATCACGACCGTTACTATTTCAACTTCTCTTACACCACACCGCGTCGGCGGCCACCACAGAACGACTTCTATATCAGCGATTCATTCCTGAATGTGGTTCACATCGATAACGATCTGATGAGCATCGACAAGCAGTCCGGCAAAATCCTCTGGAACCGCAACCTCCCCAAACGCTCCTGGATCGATACGTCGCAATACCGGCTCCCGTTTCTGATCCTGATGAGTAAAATCCGCACAGAATCCCGCACCCGCAGTTATTCCTTCCTGTTCGAAATTCTCGATGCGAAGACCGGAAAGACAATCGGCTTCAAGGATAACCTGCTTAAAGACACCATCCTGCAGATGCAAATTGACCCGCGGTTCAAGAAAATGATCCTGCAGGGAATGCACAGTGCCGTGGAGATTGACTACAACAACCCAACCCGGGCACTGGATCAGCTGCTTGACTCTCCTTTGTAGCCTGAGCCACTATGGCCAGGGGAAAACCACCGTCAGAAACCGACTTTCCGGACCTGGAACACCAGAAATCCAGGAATACAGCCACCGCCGTTCCCCGGATACTTGACCCGAACCCGTCCCCGGTTTAGGCTGTCATTATCACAGCTTCGCGGCTGTCGTATAATGGTATTACCCCAGCTTCCCAAGCTGGTGACGAGGGTTCGATTCCCTTCAGCCGCTTTTCTTTCCACTGCCTGGCCAGGCAATGCTTTCGCCGCTTCTGCACACCGTCGAAGGGCCGCCTAGCTCTTGACCTGCTGCTGATCCTCGTCACGAATCTGGGCCAGTTGCTTTGAAACGGCAGAGAAGGGGACCTCGTGGGGCATTTTCCCGGAAGTCGCAGCGACGGCTGACGCGACACCCGCCGCTTCTCCCATCGCAACTGCATTCCCTGTAACCCGATAGCTGCTGTGCGCGATAAAATCGCCGCTGATACAGCGTCCCGCCATCATCAGTCCATTCACATCCCGGGCAATCAAAGCCCGCAGGGGAATATCATACGGCTTCGATTTGAACGGTTTCTTTTCAATCGCTTTCGTCTTTCCCGGATTGGTGGAATGCACGTCGATTCCAAACCTTACGTGGCAGATCGCATCATCAAAGCGAGCCCCGTTTTTGAGATCTTCGCTGGTCACGTAATAGCGTCCCAGAATACGTCGTCCTTCACGCGTTCCGATCTGTTCGGCTGTCGCGATAATTTCCAGGTTCGTCCAGGGATCTCCCAGTTTTTTGAGACTGTTAACCAGCTTGTGCACTTCACGTCGCGCCTGCAGTGTCGCATCAGTCACGTGGGCGGCATCGATGGAAAGTGTCCCGTATTCATGGTTGGCCATCATCGCAAACAGTCCGTCCCGGACACGGAAAATGGTGGGACCGCCATAAGAGGGGTCTATGCCGGCCCGCTGAAATTCTGCCAGCAGGTTCTTCTTCGGGTTCCCCAGCTTGCGGGGCTCGGCATCACCACGGACAAACGCCGCGATCCCGTCAGTAGTCACACCGGTCAGCAGTACCATCAGGCTCATCGGCTGAGTCAGTCCGGTTCCGGGCTGGCCGAATTCATAGCCACAGCCGGCCTGCGCCGCCATGTCTCCATCACCAGTACAGTCAATGAATGACTTCGCCCGCCAGGCCTGTCGACCGGACTTTGATTCGGTGACGATCACCGACAGGCGATTATTGATGTCCGTCACCGCACCAACCACGCGGGTATGCAGCTGAATTTTCACACCCGCTTCGAGCAGGAGATCTTCCAGCAGCAGCTTGGTTTTCTCGGTGTCATACGCCACGGAACCGTTATTCAAGACATTACTGGCACCGCGTTCTTCGAGCTTGTCCAAAATCTCATGCATGATCCCCGGCTTATTCTGGGCATCGATAATCAACGTTAGCGCACCGGCCGTCCAGACACCTCCCACACAGCCATTCACTTCCAGCAGCCTGGTTTTCGCCCCACTGCGGGCGGCAGCCAGAGCAGCGGCGAAACCGGCCGGTCCACCCCCACACACAATGACATCGTCTTCTTCCTCGATGGGAATGTTCCGTGCCGCTTCGTGAAAGACTTTCCCGTCCGGAGAAACCCAGCCCCGGGTGCGGACATGTTGTGCAGTCGAATTCCAGACCGACTGACCACCTCCGTCCAGAAGCAGCGTATTCGAAGGTCGCGTCACGCCATCGACAAGCGGCTGTTTGTCGGCCGCGCTGGCTGCTCCTGTCAGAAAAGCGGCAGTTCCACCAGCCAGATATTTTCCAAAATCGCGGCGGTCTATCTTTTTGTCTGCCATGTCAGGCTCCTCTTTCAGCTGATGTCTGGTTGCAGTTGAAACGGTGCAGGCTCTTATCCCTGAATGCGCCGTTGAACTTCCGACACGATGTCGTCGATGGGAACGCGTTCCTGTTTCAGCGAATCGCGATCACGCAGGGTTACACAGTTATCCTGTTCGGTCTCCCCATCCACTGTCAAGCAGAAAGGTGTTCCGATCTCATCCTGACGACGATAACGCCGCCCGATCGCGCCCTGCTGATCGTAAACCGCCTGGATCCCGGCTTTCTTCAGTTTCCCGTAAATGTCAGCTGCCACTTCCGGCATGCCCGCTTTTTTGATCAACGGGAACACGGCCGCTTTGACCGGCGCCAGTTTGGGATGGAACTGCATCACTGTGCGGGACTGCATTTTTCCATTCTCATCGGGCTGCTCGTCTTCGTAGTACGCTTCGCACAGGAATGCCAGCGTCGCCCGGTCCGCCCCGGCAGCCGGTTCAATCACGTGCGGAATGAACCGTTCGCGGGTCTGATCGTCGAAGTAAGTCAGATCTTTTCCGCTCCCTTTGTACTTGGGCTGACCATGCTCATTCTTTTCGACCACCAGCTGATCGCCTTCACGAACCAGCTTCCCTTCCATGTGTGAACGCAGATCGAAATCGCCACGATGGGCAATCCCTTCCAGCTCTCCATACTCGTTCTCTTCCATGAAGGGGAATGCATACTCCACATCCGCTGTCCCCACGGAGTAGTGGGCCAGCTCTTCCTGCGTATGGTCGCGGAGAATCAGATTCTCAGGGTTAATCCCGTGCTTGATGTACCAGTTGTACCTGCGATCGCGCCAGTACTTGTACCATTCGAAGGATTCATCCGGATGACAGAAGAATTCCATTTCCATCTGTTCGAATTCGCGCGAGCGGAAGGTGTAGTTGCGCGGCGTAATTTCGTTCCGGAAACTTTTTCCGATCTGGGCAATCCCGAATGGAATCTTCACGCGTCCACTGTCGACCACGTTTTTAAAGTTGACGAACATCCCCTGGGCCGTTTCGGGACGCAGAAAGGCAGTTCCTTCCTCGCCTGACAGCGCGCCGATGATCGTTTTAAACATCAGGTTAAACTCGCGGGGTTCGGTCAGTTCTCCCCCCGTTTCGGGACAGCGGGCTTCCAGCTTGCCGGTTGCAGGAATCCCTGAATCTGCCAGCATTTTGGCGTATTCCATCAGATTGCAGACGGAAATCTGTGGCGTTTCGCTGTTGGAGAGATTGTTCTCTTTCTCATACTCGGCAATCGCTTTTTCCAGACGCTTCCGTTTCGTTTTGGAAAGTCCTTCCTCGCCAATGTCCGCCATGTACGTTTCACAGGCGACCGGCTTCTCGTCGGACGCATAGGCGACCGCGACCGAAACATGGTCTACGCGGAACCGAGCCTTGGACTCTTTGGAATCGACCATGAAGTCATGAAACAGATCGAAGTGCCCGGAGCTTTTCCAGACGCTGGGATGCATGATGATGGTGGTCTCCACTCCGGTCATGCCAAACGGCTTGGGTGCCCCTTCCGGCGTGATCAGCTCATTGTGCGTCGTGATCATGTCCGACCACCAGGCCTCCCGCACATTCCGCTTCAGTTCGACTCCCAGTGGGCCGTAATCCCAGAATCCCTGTAATCCGCCATAGATCTCGGAAGACTGAAAAACAAACCCGCGTCGCTTACACAACGCCACAATTTTTTCCATCTCTTTTTTCATCGATTTGGTCTTTCCATTTTGTCTTATTCAGACATGCTCAATTTTTGATTTAACAGGAATCAGCTTGAGAATCGTATGTTTCAGCCGGCAGAAAACGTAATCAGGCCGGTCTGGTGATTAAATTCAGGAACCTTGGAAATCAGGCCACGCTGGGAACATAGCCGAATATCCTCTTCAAAGCCACGCCGAATCAGGTTGCGGCCTCCCAGGCTGGCGCGGACCCCCTGAAGTAAACCGTCAGGCTGCTGGATCTGTGTCCGGTAGTGATCGATCACGATCCGCGTGCAATCGTCCAGAACCAGTTCGGTTTCGCACTGATCTACCAGCTCCGCCGCGATCGCACCGGCACACAGACAGTCTTCTCCGGTGACGACCCCATCCGTCCCGGCACAGACCAGGTAGATCAGCCCGTCACTCTCTCGGAGAATTTCCAGCAGTACATCCAGATTGATAAAGGCGCCGATCAGGATCCGACGCGCCTGAATGGCCCGCTTGAGCGCCCGTGTTCCGTTACTAGTGGTGAAGACAATCTGTTTGCCTCCCACCACCTCAGCCGGATAGCGGGCAGGGGAGTTGTCCAGATCGAAGCCTTCAATCTGAATCCCCCCTCGTTCGCCTCCCAGTAGAACCTGCTCACCTTCCGACCGCATTTGTTCTGCCAGCGCGCGGGCTTCGTCGATCTCCTGGCACGGAATGATCGCCTCGGCCCCGGAATTCAGCGCATACGTCATCGTGGATGAGGCACGCAGAATATCCAGAATCACAGCCACACTCCCTGAAAACTCTTCAGGTTGTGACAAGACAGGCAAAAAGCAGGTTCGGATCTCGGCAGGCATGGCTCGTTAGTCGGTCGCGCTTTCCTTCACTTGAACAACAGGACTCAACGAGCCTTGTCGGAAATATCCTTGCGGCACCAGGCACCATCCCAGCGGATACATTTCACTGCCTGATAGGCTTTGAGTTTGGCATCGCTGATCGAATCGCCAATCGCCGTCACTCCCAGTACGCGTCCGCCATCGGTCACGACCTGATCATCCTTCATCTTTGTCCCCGCATGGAAGACTTTCGTATCCGACAGCGCTGCAGCTTCTGCCAGCCCCCGAATGACTCTCCCTTTTTCGTAATCACCCGGGTAGCCCTCGGAAGCCATCACCACACAAACGGTGGGGCGTTCGTCCCACTCCAGTGGATCGATGTCATCCAGACGTTCTTCGGCAGCCGCCAGTAACAGCTGACCAAGATCAGTTTTAAGCCGCATCAGTACCGGCTGGGCTTCGGGATCACCGAACCGCACGTTGAATTCCAGGACTTTCGGTCCCTGATTGGTAATCATCAGGCCCGCATAGAGAATCCCGTTGAAGGGACGCTCTTCGATTTTCATGACATTCACCATCGGAACCAGGATCTTTTCGATGATCTCATTCATCAATGATTCGGTCACCAGCGGTGCAGGGCTGTAAGCTCCCATGCCTCCCGTATTAGGTCCCTTGTCTCCGTCGTAGGCGGCCTTGTGGTCCTGTGATGTTTCCAGCGGGATGATCGTAGAACCGCTGACGATGGCCAGAATACTGACTTCCTGGCCGATCAGCTTTTCTTCGATAATTACGGTTTTACCCGCATCACCGAACTCTTTGATTTTCATCAGCGACTTGATGGCGTCCAGTGCTTCCTGTTTGGTATCACAGATCAACACCCCTTTGCCCGCGGCCAGACCATCGGCTTTGATCACCAGTGGCTGTTCTTCGCGGTCTTCGATGTACGCCTCGGCTGCTTCGAAGTTGTTGAACGTTTCCGATTTCGCTGTCGGCACATTTGCCTTCCACATCATCTGCTTGGCAAAGGATTTACTCCCTTCCAGTTCCGCAGCCGCTTTAGAAGGACCGAACACCGGAATTCCTTCCGCACGCAGAGCATCAGACATGCCTGCTACCAGAGGAACTTCGGGACCGACGACCGCCAGACCGATTGACTCTTCTTTGGCAAAGGCGACCATGCGGGGGATATCCGAGACACTGATATCCACATTTGTTCCGTCCAGCTGCGTGCCTGCATTACCGGGTGCACAATAGACCTGGGAGACGGATTCCGACTGGGCCAGCTTCCAGACCAGAGCATGCTCACGGCCTCCCTGGCCAATCACTAACACTTTCATCGTTCTATGTTACCTGCTTGTTATTCAACATCTTAAAATCAGGGAGCCAGTTCTGTTCCGACTGACTCCAACTGAACTAGCATCTCCGCGGTCTTGTGACCACCTCTGAATCCAGAGCAGGACGACTCCTGCGTCATCGAGAGATGCTCTCTGTATGAGGGTTTCCAACAGCAGTGGAGTATATCAGCACTGTTTTGCCCCTAGTAGCATCGGTTCCCGAATTTTAGATTTTGCTCCTAAAAAGCTGCTTTTCTCCTGAGCTGCAGACGAAATCCCTTTTGATTTCTCATAAAGTTTGTTCAGAAATCACATCCCCTGGAGCAGTCTGGCCGCCCCGTTGGACGAAACCGCCTTGAGACTCTATAATGTTCCATTCGACCCTGATCCCCTGTCTGGAGGAGACCCTGCGCCATCGCAGCTGAACCCCCGCCACCCACTGGCTGTCACAGCAGAGAAGATCATGGTATAACGTACGGACTCTGAAATTAATCTTATCGTACGATTCCTGTAGAGTATTGACTTAAAGTGAATCGGCAAAAAGACTTTTAACCTTTTTTATTCTCTGGAGATTTTAAAGTGTTTGATACTGTCGCCATCATTGGTGCCACCGGTGCCGTCGGGCACATCATGCGGAAACTGCTGGAAGACCGGAACTTCCAGGCTAAAAATTTTCGATTTCTGGCTTCGGCCCGATCCGCAGGCAAAACACTCGAATTTCAGGGAAAAACTTACACTCTGGAAGAGCTGACCAAAGATTCCTTCGAGGGAGTCGAACTGGTCATTGCCTCGACTCCTGATGATGTTGCCGCCGAATTCCTGCCCTCGGCAGTCGAAGCCGGCGCCATCGTGATCGATGAATCTGGCTACTGGCGGATGAAGCCGGAAGTGGCGCTCGTGGTTCCGGAAATCAACCCCGAAGCCGCCCTCGAAGCCAAAGGGATCATCGCCAGCCCTAACTGTTCGACCACGCAGATGGTCATGGCCCTGAAGCCGCTGCACGATGCTTCGCCCGTCAAACGGGTTATCGTCAGCACCTACCAGGCGACCAGTGGTGCAGGAGTGGCCGGCACCAGCGATCTACTGGAAGGTTCCCGGGCCTACCTGGAAGAAAAAGACTACGAATACCAGGTCTTTCCGCACCCGATCGCCTTCAATGCCATCCCCCAGATCGGCAGTGAAAAAGAAGAGGGCTACACCAGTGAAGAAATGAAAATGGTGTATGAAACCCGCAAAATCCTCGGCGATGAATCGATTCAGGTCAATCCGACGTGCGTCCGCATCCCGGTCGCCAACTGCCACAGCGAAACGATTACCGTCGAAACCGAACGTCCGATTTCACCCGAAGAAGCCCGCAAGCTCTTCTCCGATTTCCCCGGAATCACGGTGGTGGACGACCTGCAGAACCTGTCGTACCCTCTGCCGTCTACCTGTGATGGAAGTGACGAAGTCTATATCGGACGGATCCGCCGCGATATTTCGAATCCCAACGGGCTCACCTTCTGGTGCGTCAGCGATAACCTGCGGAAAGGTGCTGCTACCAATGCGGTTCAGATCGCAGAACTGCTGGCCAAACATAAAGCCTGCACTTAAGCAGGCCCCTGGTCGCCGCTTTCGTCTTCGCTGCTTCGCGCGTCGAGTTTTCTTTCAGTATATGATGATTTTACCCTCGTGAAGGTTACGCAATGACTGCCTTTCATTATCAAAACGATGAACTGTTCTGTGAAAATGTGCCTGTCGCCAAGCTGGCAGAAGAATTTGGAACTCCGCTCTGGATCTACTCCAAAGCGGCTTTCCTGGGGCGGCTGAAAGAAATTCAGGATGCGTTCGCTGAAGTTGATCCGGTCATCTGCTATTCCGTGAAAGCTAACGGCAATCTGAGTATTCTCAAGACGATGAACGACGCCGGCAGCAGTTTTGACGTCGTTTCTGGCGGGGAACTGTTCCGCGTTCAACAGGCTGGTGCAGACACGACCCGGGTGGTCTTCGCAGGAGTGGGCAAAACCGATGAAGAAATCCGCCAGGCCCTCAAAGCTGACATTCTGATGTTCGACGTCGAAAGCGAAGCCGAACTCGATGCCATCGCCGCCATCGCGGAAGAAGTGGGCTGCGTCGGCCGGGTCGCCCTGCGACTCAACCCGGATATTGACGCCAAAACCCATCACAAAACGACAACCGGCAAAAAGGGTAACAAGTTCGGTATGGACATCGAACGAGCCACCGAACTGGCAGACAAAGTCCTGAAGGACGATCGACTGGAACTGACCGGCATCCACATGCACCTCGGTTCGCCGATCCTCTCGACCGATCCCTATGCGAAAGCGGTCAAGAAAGGGGCGGAAGTCATTCAACAGCTGCGGGACAAAGGCCATAACACCAACTGGATGAATCTGGGGGGCGGTTTTGGGATCAGTTACAAAACAGACGAAGGTCCCTCAGCCCAGACTTATGCCGATGTCATCGTGCCCACAATTAAGGAGATCGGCTGCCGCCTGGCTTTGGAACCCGGACGCTTTATCGCCGGGAACTCCGGCATCCTGGTCAGCCAGATCGTCTTCACCAAGCGGGAAGGGGGCAAGCTGTTCTACATTCAGGATGGGGGCATGACCGATCTCGTCCGTCCCGCCATGTACGATTCCTATCATCGCGTCTGGCCCGTCAAACCCAAAGTCCCCATGCCTTTCGACTGTGAAGGGGAAATTGCAGGCTGTGAACCTGCCGATGTGGTCGGTCCGGTTTGCGAATCCTGCGATTATTTCGCTAAAGACCGCTATCTGCCCCCCATGGAGCGGGGCGATTATCTTTGCATGTTCAGCGCAGGTGCTTATGGCTCTGTGATGAGCAGCAACTACAACGCCCGTCCCCGCAGCGCGGAAATTCTGGTGGATGGCAGCGATTATCAGGTCATTCGCCGACGCGAAACCTACGAAGAACTGATCGCGCTGGAACAGGCTTAAGCTTCAAATTGGCTCTGTGACTCAACTTCCGAATCTGTTCAGAAGGCCAGATGCCGGGGGTCAGGTTATAACAGTTATCGGGTTCATGCCTGCTTTAATGCGCTGAGAGCAGGAAAGCGGGTCGGGGCCGCTTGCTTCGATTGGACCCTTATCGCCGTCAGAAACGATGATACTTGATACAGAAGCTGCCGTGGAGAATATGTCCATACGAATACCAGACAACAGATTTCTGTGAAGAGTCCATTGAAATAATTGAATTATGTTGTTTTGGGTAAGGTGATAAGAATAGTATATTAAAACTGTTACTATCAAT contains:
- a CDS encoding FAD-dependent oxidoreductase; translated protein: MADKKIDRRDFGKYLAGGTAAFLTGAASAADKQPLVDGVTRPSNTLLLDGGGQSVWNSTAQHVRTRGWVSPDGKVFHEAARNIPIEEEDDVIVCGGGPAGFAAALAAARSGAKTRLLEVNGCVGGVWTAGALTLIIDAQNKPGIMHEILDKLEERGASNVLNNGSVAYDTEKTKLLLEDLLLEAGVKIQLHTRVVGAVTDINNRLSVIVTESKSGRQAWRAKSFIDCTGDGDMAAQAGCGYEFGQPGTGLTQPMSLMVLLTGVTTDGIAAFVRGDAEPRKLGNPKKNLLAEFQRAGIDPSYGGPTIFRVRDGLFAMMANHEYGTLSIDAAHVTDATLQARREVHKLVNSLKKLGDPWTNLEIIATAEQIGTREGRRILGRYYVTSEDLKNGARFDDAICHVRFGIDVHSTNPGKTKAIEKKPFKSKPYDIPLRALIARDVNGLMMAGRCISGDFIAHSSYRVTGNAVAMGEAAGVASAVAATSGKMPHEVPFSAVSKQLAQIRDEDQQQVKS
- a CDS encoding outer membrane protein assembly factor BamB family protein codes for the protein MNRLSPPFSGRSPLKSVSARLFIGAGFLLIFSCTYLLSQEGVGQNLLLAFLDPPDQTVPEQSEPDPAEISADREALIHRIYRNRSLRTQFERAEQKFHEREFTEGALQLEKLLDHQEDYFFWPDDQKRPFNFRQRTRELLSTATPRALSDYERISGPQANSMLEQARQSDDLRLFEQIALRFFPLQAGFEALDYLGTRHLEQGNFDFASRYWDLLLESRIHQSRMQPIHFLKAAVSYQQSGQQEKVARILAARKNAHVSLGGKTLSLPQAVGQLALTLQNMPRTQESRGWLYAQGNPQRNQSVDASVPYFKADWSQPIARTEKHRALESLINWERKQQRENQSTAVANLPIAVDNLVVYRDFQGIRAVDLDSGKTDWLFQSAGSLNQLIDEVDARTPGHAAYSQNLSLEKFYSCNSIYGSLSSNGQAVFAVDYLPDQLPPVERNLGLRRSSAQFPLVSQRGNRLVALPVKSPETATDGLTTIRAPSANGQTETILPVKPLWTISGYYFLGAPLPVGNYLYAIAEHNSQLSVLCINPHNGSIYWKQGLAYVNQPIFTDRERSWQQCPLASSEGIVVCTTQIDTLVALDATNGDLLWNYYYGEGDQSRRIAQKRYYRPVSFGHPGLTSAPVISGNRVFYLPSGSPYIHCIDLKSGLPLWEEVNREDGEYIAAVVDDTVLVVGSDYCRGRHVEDGRELWHLQVGPVSGKGFLSHHDYLLPTRAGHVLKINIPSGREVGFSLSNSNQISSILNHDFKQKLRQGAAYAFETVSREGQDSQTSPSQYEWAPGNIIAHRGRIISVGLWQIDSFPQAEAMLARLPDKAPSLNSKQKQADQLLKAELELALGNLTGAQLRLESLLSVKADPAVQDRSEALLRELLYAELNRSHKNEFELLGKLETLAHTPLERGRFLSRKSKYLLDQEDYHGLMQVAEDFKKIEVNQPLAMAGDTHHLVTVQSLIAGLMQRISDKADQNDQATLNTIITEDQQSSLQDASPAALQAFLDTYGSWSQAVEVRSVLAEKLKQAGQVQQAEFLLMQNQAHADPSIAAEATRQLLELWESVGLPHETAGLLNELNEKYTDVKLENDLTGGEYVQRFNRGSAAWTIFQTMQPLQQKVTHVKIRQSDSGAPVPEIAGTYRNYERKFLPPPEISQLLLKQGSLLSVVNRHAGQTIGQIKVSDRISYPYHSRNTRVGHFIPLGSSRKIHGVSLLQLQDEISSPLWTTEFDDLNNSQSLFYVGPSGPRVCIFQWDNRLFGLNPANGKVLWERKNIPSKSGFLSDSSKGLIGDQEAVVAFSINRTNYDVYSSITGERIRQGELELNSRSRHVFGRKLFYETNSTTEKRVRLWDPLSDRLLLDEPVSSSGFSTQISDTELAILLPKNRLRVLNVETGETVIETVIPDEYLKNLNKFIGFSDHDRYYFNFSYTTPRRRPPQNDFYISDSFLNVVHIDNDLMSIDKQSGKILWNRNLPKRSWIDTSQYRLPFLILMSKIRTESRTRSYSFLFEILDAKTGKTIGFKDNLLKDTILQMQIDPRFKKMILQGMHSAVEIDYNNPTRALDQLLDSPL
- a CDS encoding glycine--tRNA ligase, whose translation is MKKEMEKIVALCKRRGFVFQSSEIYGGLQGFWDYGPLGVELKRNVREAWWSDMITTHNELITPEGAPKPFGMTGVETTIIMHPSVWKSSGHFDLFHDFMVDSKESKARFRVDHVSVAVAYASDEKPVACETYMADIGEEGLSKTKRKRLEKAIAEYEKENNLSNSETPQISVCNLMEYAKMLADSGIPATGKLEARCPETGGELTEPREFNLMFKTIIGALSGEEGTAFLRPETAQGMFVNFKNVVDSGRVKIPFGIAQIGKSFRNEITPRNYTFRSREFEQMEMEFFCHPDESFEWYKYWRDRRYNWYIKHGINPENLILRDHTQEELAHYSVGTADVEYAFPFMEENEYGELEGIAHRGDFDLRSHMEGKLVREGDQLVVEKNEHGQPKYKGSGKDLTYFDDQTRERFIPHVIEPAAGADRATLAFLCEAYYEDEQPDENGKMQSRTVMQFHPKLAPVKAAVFPLIKKAGMPEVAADIYGKLKKAGIQAVYDQQGAIGRRYRRQDEIGTPFCLTVDGETEQDNCVTLRDRDSLKQERVPIDDIVSEVQRRIQG